A region of the Bacillus sp. NP247 genome:
TGACAGCAGAATATAATAGCACATTGACTTTAGCAGCTCCAAAAGAATTTAATTTCCAAGAAAACTTACGCTATCTATCACGTTCTAACAATGAATGTATGTTTCACATTGAAGATAACAAAATTTATAAAGTCATCCCTGTTGAACATGTAAATCCTTTAGTTGAAATTAGTATAAATACTGACGGAAATATTCAAATACGTTTTTTAGGAGAATCCTATAACTCTGAAAAATGGGTATGCGATGCTGTAGTTAACTATGTAAAAGAGTGGTTTGATTTAACTACCGATTTAGCTCCCTTTTATACATTAGCTAAACATGACCCACTCCTTCAAGGTCCTATTCAAGAGTATTATGGGCTTCGCACATTAGGTATTCCAGATTTATTTGAAGCACTTTCCTGGGGAATTATCGGTCAACAAATTAACCTCGCATATGCTTATACGCTAAAAAGAAGATTGGTTGAACAATTTGGAAGTTACGTAAAATGGAACGATAGAAAACATAGGATATTTCCATCACCTGAAACAATTGCAAATTTACATGTAGAGGATCTTAAAAAATTAAAAATGACGACTAGAAAATGTGAATATTTAATCGGTATTGCGAAGCTTATTACAGAAGGGAAACTATCAAAAGAATCATTACTACAAACACAAGATGTAAAGCTTGCTGAAAAACAATTAACCGCTATCCATGGTATAGGACCATGGACTGCCCACTATGTTTTAATGCGCTGTTTACGCTTCCCTTCAGCCTTTCCAATTGATGATGTTGGTCTACATAATGCAATTAAATTTATAAAAGGTTCCGAAAATAAACCGACTAAAAATGAAATAAAAAACTTTGCGACAAATTGGATAAATTGGGAATCTTATGCGACTTTTTATTTATGGCGCGTGCTATATTAAAAAGAACCAAGTAGCACATTCGTACTACTTGGTTCTTTTTTAGGCTTGTTCTTCAAATCGTCTTGCGATTTCTACAATAACTTGAACAGCTTTTTCCATAGTATCTACCGAAACATATTCAAATTTACCGTGGTAGTTTTCACCACCAGTGAAAATATTTGGCGTCGGTAATCCCATATATGATAATTGTGATCCATCTGTTCCACCGCGAATCGGGTGAATGTTCGGTTCGATATTTAAACTTTTCATCGCTTCATATGCAATATCAACAATTTCTCTCACTGGTTCAATTTTTTCAAGCATGTTATAGTATTGATCATTCATTTCTAAAACGACCACATCTTCACCGTACTTCTCTTGCATGTTTTTCACAATATCTTTAATGTTATTTTTACGCGCTTCAAAATGATTACGATCAAAATCTCGAATAATATAGTAAGCTTTACTTTGCTCAACATCACCATTTAAAGAAAGTAAATGATAGAATCCTTCATAACCTTCCGTATATTCTGGTGCATCTTCTACCGGTAGATACCCATTAAACTCCATAGCAAGTTTACTTGCGTTACGCATTTTGTTTTTCGCTGTTCCAGGATGTGTATTTGTCCCTCTAAAAGTTAATTTAGCGCTTGCAGCGTTAAAACTCTCATATTCTAAACCGCCTAATGGACCTCCGTCCATCGTATAAGCAAACGTTGCACCAAACGCTTCTACATCAAAATGAGCTGGCCCACGACCAATCTCTTCATCTGGTGTGAATGCTACTCTTATTTTTCCATGCTTAATTTGCGGATTATGTATTAAATAATTCATTGCGACCATGATTTCTGTAAGACCAGCTTTATCATCTGCTCCTAGAAGTGTTGTACCATCAGTTGTAATAATGGTATGTCCTTTATATGATGGTAATTCCGGGAACTGCTCTGGTGTTAACACAACATTTAGCTCTTCATTTAACGTAATTGCATTACCATCAAAATTTTCATGAATTTGTGGTTTTACGTTTTTCCCCGTAAAGTCTGTTGCTGTGTCTAAATGAGCTAAAAAGCCGATTACAGGAACATCCTTATCTGTATTAGCAGGCAGTGTTGCCATTACGTAACCATTATCATCCATCGTCACTTCTGATAATCCAATCTCTTTTAACTCTTCCACTAGTAACTTACCAAATTCAATTTGTCCTGGTGTTGTAGGCACTGTATGACTTTCTTCATTTGATTGTGTATCAATCTTTACATATCTCGTAAATCTTTCAATTAGTTCTTGTTTCAAATTCGTTCACTTCTTTTATAGTTCTCTCTCTATTATAATCCTTAAAACGAAATATTTTAACTTTTTTGACTGTGAAAATATATATCCATTTACATTTTTAATAAATCATAAAAAGACATAATATTTGTACATTGGAATTCAAACATGTAATATACATCATTATATATTGGGAGGTTTTAAAGATGAGGCTAACTCTCTTTCGCTATTTTCTTTTTTTCCTAGGATTAATTTTCTTTGGACTTGGAAATGCTCTCGCAGTCAAAGTTAAATTCCTCGGTTTACACCCTTGGGAAGTTTTAAATATGGCCCTCTACCAAAGATTTGGGTGGACCATTGGTACGTGGAGTGTCATATGTGGATTATGCCTCGTTCTCATTTCTTTACTAGTAGATCGAAAATATATAAACGTGGGCACATTTTTAAATGCACTACTTATCGGTCCTATTATGGACTTTTTCTTACAATCAAACATCCTTCCAAACGCTACTGATTATTTATGGATAAACTTATTCATTTTGTTTTCTGGTATTGTAATTACAGGTATTGGGGGCGGTATGTACGTTGCGGCTGGAATTGGTGCTGGACCACGCGATGGATTCATGCTTACTATTTCTGACAAAACTGGACTGTCTATTAGCCGGGCTCGAATCATTGTAGAATGCGTTGTACTAGTTATTGGATATATGCTAGGAGGTCCTGTTTTCATCGTAACTTTTCTATACACTTTTATTCAAAGTCCAATCTTTCAGCAATCATTTAAGATATTTCAAGCACTCTTACATATTTTACATAACAAAAACAAAGAGCAAATTAATGAAAATATATAAAACATAACTTAATACCAATTACTCTTTTCATTAACTTTCTTACAAATAATTCACCCTATTTACGATTCCCACCGCAAATAGGGTGTTTCTTTTTTCATCCGATAATATATATTTAATTAAACATCAAAAGCATATACTACTCATTCACAATAAAAGTATATACATCATTATAAATACAACCATTTACTCTAATAACGTACTTACCTGGTTTATTGAACTGAACTGTATAATTACTTAATTGTACCGCTTCTTTATCTCCTGAAAGAATATCAATACTTCTACCACTCAATAAATAAGATTCACTTTGATTCATCGCTACATTAATAGCATTGAACTTCTCCTCTTTCACTTGCATTGTTTCTGCAGCGCTTACACTTGGTTCTAAAAAAAGTAATCCACTTAATCCAATTGAACCCGCTAGAGCTACTCCTGCAAATTTTTTCATTTTTTTCATCACAATGACCTCCTTATAATTTTAGTGTAAAGGCGATGTCCCCCCTTACACCACAAAGCCTATATGTAACGAAATGAAAAGTAAACACGTACAAGAAGACAAAATTCTACATCTTTTTCTCCTATTGAATATAAATCCAGCGTTTGGAGTTTTGTCACATTTAAAGTTGTTTCCCTAAACCAATTTCTCAATAAACTATTCAAAAACTGAATAATTACTTATTGATTTAACATTCTAAAAATAGTTGATAAAGGTGCTTTCTCTTCAAAAAAAGAGTGTGTTTCAAAAGTAACTTTTAAAACACACTCTATATACTCCATTTCATTCTTCTCTCCATAATCTCTCTACATTTATTAATTGCTCGTCTTTAAATTCTAGCTTATATACGTCTGGTTTTGATGTATTCATTAAAAATTCAAGCCCATATTGGTTATCAAAATAGTTCATCATCAATGTCATTACAAGCCCATGTGTACCAACTACAATTTTATGTCCTTGAAAATCCATTAATATTTCTTTTAATATTTTCACTACTCTTCTCTGACAATCCACATACGATTCTCCTCCAGTTAGTGTGAAATCTGGATTAGAGAACATCTTCTTTACGAGTGGATACACTTCCTTATCTGATATAATCTTATCCTCACTTAAAAACCTACACTCTTTGAGATTTTCATATACTACTATTTCTTTTTCATGGTAATTAGCTGACTTTTCTATCGTTAACATAGCCCTCTTATACGGACTTGAAATGAAAGTATCAATTCCCTCTGTTTCTAATATCTCAGTTACTCTATGAGCATCTAAAATTCCCTTCTCAGTTAATCCACGTGTTCTTTCATTTCCTTCTAATTTTGGCGATTCACCATGCCTAACCATATAGATATATGTATTCATAATTCCTCCTTGAAAATATTTATAAGTTAATTACTTAATTTAATCTTTTCCGTATCAAAACTTGAACACAATCAAAATATTAATTTATTCTTCTTTTATGAACTTTGCTGAGCAGTTCGTCTAACCCACTCCGAAACTAAACTCTCAAATAATTCAGGTTGTTCAATTTGCAAATTATGTCCCGCCATATCTAATACCGCTAATGTTGCTCTTGGATAATCTTCAATGATTCCTACAATATCTTGATAACCTACCGATATATCTTGTCTTCCAGCTAAAAAAAGAACGGGTTTCTCATATTTTTTATGCTGGAAGTCCAAAGTAAGAGAGTAACTCTTTTGTAATCTTTCAATAAACCCATCATTAGCAATATCTAGCCCAGGCTTAATTTCTTCTTTGAAACGCTTATATGTATACTCATTCGCAACCACTGCTAATTCACAAAATTCTTCCCTTTCGGTTGAAGTAAGCGCGTTTAAAAATTCTTCATCTCTTACAATTACCTGTTTATCTGGAAGAAGCCTTTTTTCTCGTTGCGCTACAACAACAGGACATACTAACAATAATCCATTAACTCTATCAAACATCTTTGAAAGTATCCCGCTAGCTAAATATCCCCCGTAAGACTCTCCTACTAGTAAAAAATCTTTAGTTGGGATGATTTTCTCAATAAATGCAGTTAACAGTTCTAATATACAATCTGAACTATTTATCCAATCTGGGGTATTCGATTTTCCCATTCCAGGTAAATCAATATAAATTCGCTGATATCCTTTAGACTTCTGAAACACTGTTTCCATACATCTCTTCATTAATCTATGGTCAGGAGCACACCCATGTATGATAAGTACTGGCTTTCCTTCTCCAATGATTTCATAGTATACTTCTGCATCCCTAATCCGGCATATCATAAAAAACCTCCCTATTTTTATATTCACCTTTAAAAACAACCCTCTCAAACTCAGAAGAATACACGTTCTCATTTTATATCTTTTCAGAAGTTAATTTCAAATCTTAATTTTCAGATTACAAATATAAAAAAGCTTCCCTATGAGTGTATCTCCTCCAAGGAAACTTTTTTATCTTTTCTTACACTCTATCAAAATTCGAAACTTCTCTAGCCTCATTCTTCTATTTGCATCAATACAATTCTCCAACCATCCGGATCCTCTATCGTTATCCCCTTATCTTTCCAATATGGATTTTCTGGTTCTACTTCATCGTATCCCATTGCATGCAGCCTTTCACTCACTTTTTTCATTTCACTATCTTCACGCATGTAAAATACAAGTAAATTGTCTTTTGTCGGAGCCGGACAAGGGCTCCCATCTATATGTCTTGTAAATTCTAAATGATACTCTTCATCTGGTAGACCAAACATGATCCCATCATAGCCTTCATGATCGTAGAATTCACCTATACGTTTTAAACCTAACCCTTTTCCATAGAATGCTATAACCTCTTCAAATTTATCAGTTGGACGTGCTATTCTAAACTTCACCCATTTCATGATGATTTTCCCTCCATATTAAAAATCAATTACTGTATTACATATTATTGTATATAATTAACACGTTTCTTTAATCCCTCATTAGTATGAGAATAGGTACATACAAAGGTCTTACTTAATACTCTATAATAACGAAAAACTCCCCTCATCTAGAGAGAAGTTCCATCATTTTATATGCAATTTTGCATCTCCACTTGCAAATTACTAAAAAATATTTAAAATTTACAGAATGACTAAATATACAAATTTTATCTACATTCCTTATAACCTAAAAATAATTAACTACAACATTTTTTCAATTTTAAGAAGTATTATACTCTTCATTTTTTTCTTATAAGCATGCTTTTTATAAGGAAATCTGATACAATCCTTAAGTAATATTACTACGTATAGATATTACGAATATAGTGCATAATTTAAGAAGGTGATTTTATTGAAATTAAATAAAAATTTACAAATATGTATATTAATCGCAACGTTAATATGCTTTTCAATCTATTCTATGTTTTTCTTTCTGTTCCCTACTCATTTTTCAAATTTGAATGTACGCTTCGCTTCACTCATCGTTGAAGCCATTACATTTATATCACTAATTTACTCTATATATTCTAAAAAAGTTAGTTCAAACCCTTTTTGGATATGTATCACAATAGCGATTGGGAGTTTTTTATTAGGAAAAATAGTATATACATATCAAGATACCTTCTTCGAAATTCCAATACATCACTTTACTATTTCTGATGTATTTTACATGTTTTTTCTATTCTTCTGTCTTATCGCTTTCTGCTATAAAATCTTAAAAGAATGCAATAAATGGGA
Encoded here:
- a CDS encoding DNA-3-methyladenine glycosylase, with amino-acid sequence MTAEYNSTLTLAAPKEFNFQENLRYLSRSNNECMFHIEDNKIYKVIPVEHVNPLVEISINTDGNIQIRFLGESYNSEKWVCDAVVNYVKEWFDLTTDLAPFYTLAKHDPLLQGPIQEYYGLRTLGIPDLFEALSWGIIGQQINLAYAYTLKRRLVEQFGSYVKWNDRKHRIFPSPETIANLHVEDLKKLKMTTRKCEYLIGIAKLITEGKLSKESLLQTQDVKLAEKQLTAIHGIGPWTAHYVLMRCLRFPSAFPIDDVGLHNAIKFIKGSENKPTKNEIKNFATNWINWESYATFYLWRVLY
- the pepT gene encoding peptidase T yields the protein MKQELIERFTRYVKIDTQSNEESHTVPTTPGQIEFGKLLVEELKEIGLSEVTMDDNGYVMATLPANTDKDVPVIGFLAHLDTATDFTGKNVKPQIHENFDGNAITLNEELNVVLTPEQFPELPSYKGHTIITTDGTTLLGADDKAGLTEIMVAMNYLIHNPQIKHGKIRVAFTPDEEIGRGPAHFDVEAFGATFAYTMDGGPLGGLEYESFNAASAKLTFRGTNTHPGTAKNKMRNASKLAMEFNGYLPVEDAPEYTEGYEGFYHLLSLNGDVEQSKAYYIIRDFDRNHFEARKNNIKDIVKNMQEKYGEDVVVLEMNDQYYNMLEKIEPVREIVDIAYEAMKSLNIEPNIHPIRGGTDGSQLSYMGLPTPNIFTGGENYHGKFEYVSVDTMEKAVQVIVEIARRFEEQA
- a CDS encoding YitT family protein — its product is MRLTLFRYFLFFLGLIFFGLGNALAVKVKFLGLHPWEVLNMALYQRFGWTIGTWSVICGLCLVLISLLVDRKYINVGTFLNALLIGPIMDFFLQSNILPNATDYLWINLFILFSGIVITGIGGGMYVAAGIGAGPRDGFMLTISDKTGLSISRARIIVECVVLVIGYMLGGPVFIVTFLYTFIQSPIFQQSFKIFQALLHILHNKNKEQINENI
- a CDS encoding histidine phosphatase family protein — encoded protein: MNTYIYMVRHGESPKLEGNERTRGLTEKGILDAHRVTEILETEGIDTFISSPYKRAMLTIEKSANYHEKEIVVYENLKECRFLSEDKIISDKEVYPLVKKMFSNPDFTLTGGESYVDCQRRVVKILKEILMDFQGHKIVVGTHGLVMTLMMNYFDNQYGLEFLMNTSKPDVYKLEFKDEQLINVERLWREE
- a CDS encoding alpha/beta fold hydrolase; the protein is MICRIRDAEVYYEIIGEGKPVLIIHGCAPDHRLMKRCMETVFQKSKGYQRIYIDLPGMGKSNTPDWINSSDCILELLTAFIEKIIPTKDFLLVGESYGGYLASGILSKMFDRVNGLLLVCPVVVAQREKRLLPDKQVIVRDEEFLNALTSTEREEFCELAVVANEYTYKRFKEEIKPGLDIANDGFIERLQKSYSLTLDFQHKKYEKPVLFLAGRQDISVGYQDIVGIIEDYPRATLAVLDMAGHNLQIEQPELFESLVSEWVRRTAQQSS
- a CDS encoding VOC family protein → MMKWVKFRIARPTDKFEEVIAFYGKGLGLKRIGEFYDHEGYDGIMFGLPDEEYHLEFTRHIDGSPCPAPTKDNLLVFYMREDSEMKKVSERLHAMGYDEVEPENPYWKDKGITIEDPDGWRIVLMQIEE